Proteins from a genomic interval of Cupriavidus sp. WKF15:
- the ftrA gene encoding transcriptional regulator FtrA: MPGNKAQSNAKGGLVAVVVYDGLSLFEYGSAVEVFGLPRPEMGNEWYRFATCSADPGTLRGAGGIQVQADGGLDLLSKANTIIIPGWRGIEAEVPEALCRALRKANKRGARVMSICTGAFVLAAAGLLDGKRATTHWRHAAALAQRYPQVRVEADVLYVDAGDVLTSAGSAAGIDLCLHLIRRDFGPRAANQVARRLVMPPHREGGQAQYIAEPVSKRSSASLAPLLDAVRATLGEDWPIVRMAEQAAMSARTFQRHFVNMMAMPPGEWLLIERISRARVLLEETGLSLDDIAVQVGFGAAAALRNHFRTRLGTSPGDYRRRFSASEEH, translated from the coding sequence GTGCCAGGAAACAAAGCGCAATCCAATGCCAAAGGCGGGTTGGTAGCCGTCGTCGTCTACGATGGCCTGAGCCTTTTCGAATACGGCAGCGCCGTTGAAGTATTCGGTCTGCCCCGGCCGGAAATGGGCAACGAGTGGTATCGCTTCGCGACATGCTCGGCCGATCCCGGGACGTTGCGCGGGGCGGGTGGCATCCAGGTGCAGGCCGACGGCGGTCTGGATCTGCTGTCGAAGGCGAATACGATCATCATTCCCGGCTGGCGCGGGATCGAAGCCGAAGTGCCGGAGGCGCTTTGCCGCGCCTTGCGCAAGGCGAACAAGCGCGGGGCGAGAGTCATGTCGATCTGCACCGGCGCTTTTGTATTGGCCGCCGCGGGATTGCTCGACGGCAAGCGCGCGACTACGCACTGGCGTCATGCGGCAGCACTCGCGCAGCGGTATCCGCAAGTGCGGGTGGAGGCGGACGTGCTCTACGTCGATGCCGGCGATGTCCTGACTTCCGCCGGAAGTGCCGCGGGAATCGACCTGTGCCTGCACCTGATCCGCCGGGACTTTGGTCCGCGCGCTGCCAATCAGGTCGCACGCCGGCTGGTCATGCCTCCGCACCGTGAAGGCGGTCAGGCCCAGTACATTGCGGAGCCGGTGTCGAAGCGCAGCAGCGCTTCGCTGGCCCCGCTGCTGGATGCGGTGCGCGCAACCCTTGGAGAAGACTGGCCGATTGTCAGGATGGCGGAGCAAGCGGCCATGAGTGCCCGCACCTTCCAGCGCCACTTCGTCAACATGATGGCCATGCCGCCGGGGGAGTGGCTGCTGATCGAACGGATCAGCCGTGCCAGGGTATTGCTCGAAGAGACCGGTTTATCGCTGGACGATATTGCGGTGCAAGTGGGCTTCGGCGCCGCGGCCGCATTGCGCAATCATTTCCGCACAAGGCTTGGAAC